A stretch of the Nicotiana tabacum cultivar K326 chromosome 6, ASM71507v2, whole genome shotgun sequence genome encodes the following:
- the LOC107806680 gene encoding uncharacterized protein LOC107806680, which translates to MDAIIWNIRSVNTQQAFERLVTMLRQHHFDFVGLMEPMQDNKRLELYRRKIGLSQAFSNISNKVWNFVDDLYEVTVLYDMEQQLTLKMIHTETHIVQIITLVYAKCDAIERIELWDSLYAMAADMDIPWLVGGDFNVIWDEEEKFGGLLVTLNEVNDFRHCMNTCNLFDLVFKGSIYTWWNGRAEEDCIFKRLDRCMANIEFQQMFPGIEVTHLPKLGSDHCPMLLKCDLETIVIKKSFKFLNFWTKHPTFKDVVKENWQADFEANPFTLFNHKMKRVKKELLIWG; encoded by the coding sequence ATGGATGCAATTATTTGGAATATTAGATCCGTCAATACGCAGCAAGCCTTTGAGAGGCTAGTAACAATGCTTAGACAACATCATTTCGATTTTGTTGGTCTCATGGAACCAATGCAGGATAATAAAAGGCTTGAATTGTACAGAAGAAAAATAGGATTATCTCAAGCTttttcaaacatttcaaataaGGTGTGGAATTTTGTTGACGATCTGTATGAAGTCACAGTGCTATACGATATGGAGCAGCAACTGACGTTAAAAATGATTCATACAGAAACACACATTGTGCAGATTATTACTTTGGTTTACGCCAAGTGTGATGCAATCGAAAGAATTGAACTTTGGGACTCATTGTATGCAATGGCAGCAGATATGGATATTCCTTGGCTTGTTGGTGGTGACTTCAACGTCATATGGGACGAAGAGGAAAAGTTTGGGGGACTTCTGGTGACTTTGAATGAAGTCAATGATTTCCGACATTGCATGAACACTTGTAATCTTTTTGATTTGGTCTTCAAAGGAAGTATATACACCTGGTGGAATGGAAGAGCAGAAGAAGATTGCATTTTCAAGAGACTTGACAGATGTATGGCTAACATTGAATTTCAACAAATGTTCCCTGGAATAGAAGTTACTCATCTGCCAAAACTTGGGTCCGACCATTGTCCCATGTTGTTAAAATGTGATCTTGAAACTATTGTGATAAAGAAATCCTTTAAGTTTCTTAACTTTTGGACAAAACATCCGACGTTCAAAGACGTGGTCAAGGAAAATTGGCAAGCCGATTTTGAAGCAAATCCTTTCACTTTATTCAACCATAAGATGAAAAGAGTGAAGAAAGAATTGTTAATCTGGGGATAG